A stretch of Sulfurimonas autotrophica DSM 16294 DNA encodes these proteins:
- a CDS encoding CCA tRNA nucleotidyltransferase yields MIKYPESLDTIFNKLYKHNIKPVIVGGYIRDVILNIPSNDIDIELYGIASLDEVEHILQEFGDVNSVGKSFGVCKLLYNNLDLDFSLPRQDNKIASGHQGFKITVDTNLDFKTAASRRDFTINAIGYDVKNKKILDPYHGREDLDKKILKAVDNEKFKEDPLRVLRAVVFASRFDMKLDKSLEFTCKHMIQNKLLNELPKERIFQEIKKLLLKSNNPSCGFYLLKDLGAFSFFQEFNTLDEKEYAEILNALKKLKTFQITSDKEFVILALAVITSKFSDIQTQTFLNRITNEKIIIEKVFTLHQINFNLESLNDYDIYTLARKINIKFYSHYLHVTQNKKEKIEYLLKKAKKMSVLHQPIPPLIKGKDLIKLGLQPSKEFSKILEYTYQAQIRNAFKDKPSALSWLKKNLLS; encoded by the coding sequence ATGATTAAATATCCAGAGAGTCTTGATACGATTTTTAACAAACTGTACAAACATAATATAAAACCTGTTATTGTCGGCGGTTATATTCGTGATGTAATTTTAAATATACCCTCAAATGATATTGACATTGAACTATACGGTATTGCATCTCTTGATGAAGTAGAACACATTTTACAGGAATTTGGAGATGTAAACAGTGTCGGTAAAAGTTTTGGTGTGTGTAAATTGTTATATAATAATTTAGATTTGGACTTTTCACTGCCAAGACAAGACAATAAAATTGCTTCTGGACACCAAGGTTTTAAAATAACTGTTGATACAAATTTAGATTTTAAAACGGCTGCAAGCAGAAGAGATTTTACAATTAATGCAATCGGATATGATGTCAAAAATAAAAAAATATTAGACCCGTATCACGGCAGAGAAGATTTAGATAAAAAGATATTAAAAGCGGTAGATAATGAAAAATTTAAAGAAGACCCGCTAAGAGTGCTTCGTGCTGTAGTTTTTGCATCACGCTTTGATATGAAACTAGACAAATCCCTTGAGTTTACATGTAAACATATGATACAAAACAAACTCCTTAATGAACTGCCCAAAGAGCGAATTTTTCAGGAGATAAAAAAGCTTCTGCTCAAATCAAACAACCCTTCCTGCGGATTTTATCTGCTCAAAGATTTAGGAGCATTTTCATTTTTCCAAGAATTTAACACACTTGATGAAAAAGAGTATGCAGAAATTTTAAATGCCCTGAAAAAACTAAAAACCTTTCAAATAACAAGTGATAAAGAATTTGTTATACTTGCTTTAGCTGTTATAACATCAAAGTTTTCAGATATACAAACTCAAACTTTTTTAAATAGAATAACAAATGAAAAAATAATAATTGAAAAAGTTTTTACACTCCATCAAATTAATTTTAATCTAGAAAGCTTGAATGATTATGATATATATACACTTGCTAGAAAAATAAATATTAAGTTTTATTCACATTACTTACATGTAACACAAAATAAAAAAGAAAAGATAGAGTATTTACTCAAAAAAGCAAAAAAGATGAGTGTCTTACACCAACCAATCCCCCCTCTTATAAAGGGAAAAGATTTAATAAAACTGGGTCTGCAGCCATCAAAAGAATTTTCAAAGATACTTGAGTATACTTATCAGGCGCAAATTCGAAATGCTTTTAAAGATAAACCAAGTGCTCTGTCCTGGCTTAAAAAGAATCTACTTTCCTAA
- the typA gene encoding translational GTPase TypA — MQKIRNIAVIAHVDHGKTTLVDGLLEQSGTFGSHEQHDERAMDSNDLEKERGITILSKNTAIRYKDYKINIIDTPGHADFGGEVERVLKMVDGVLVLVDAYEGVMPQTKFVVKKMLALGKMPIVVINKIDKPSADPERVVDEMFDLFAAMGATDEQQDFPIIYAAARDGMAKLDMEDPDGNFECIFETIINNIPEPEGDAANPLQAQVFTLDYDNYVGKIGISRIFNGTVNKGDNVMLAKADGEMVKGKISKLIGFLGLNRMEIDQAEAGDIVAFAGMETVDVGDTVCDPTNPVALDPMHVEEPTLTVVFAVNDSPLAGKEGKHVTSNKLRERLEFEMNTNVAMKLEIIGEGKFKVSGRGELQITVLAENMRREDFEFSISRPEVIVKEINGVKCEPFEHLVIDVPEDLSGTVIERLGKRKAEMKSMLPMGQGFQRIEFEIPARALIGFRGQFLTDTKGEGVMNHSFLEFRPFTGEVESRSYGALVSMTAGSTLAFSLFGIQDRGVLFIGVQTEVYEGMIVGEHSRSNDLVVNPIKGKAQSNVRSSGADEAIKLVPPRDMSLERALEWIEDDELLEVTPKNVRIRKKYLTESERKRHARK; from the coding sequence ATGCAAAAAATTAGAAATATTGCCGTTATCGCTCACGTTGACCACGGTAAAACTACACTGGTTGATGGTTTACTAGAACAATCTGGTACATTCGGTTCTCATGAACAACATGATGAAAGAGCTATGGATAGCAATGATTTAGAAAAAGAGCGTGGTATCACGATTCTTTCTAAAAATACAGCTATTCGTTATAAAGATTACAAAATTAACATTATTGACACTCCGGGTCACGCCGATTTTGGTGGAGAAGTTGAACGTGTACTTAAAATGGTAGATGGTGTTTTAGTACTTGTTGATGCCTATGAAGGTGTTATGCCGCAAACAAAATTCGTTGTTAAAAAAATGTTAGCACTTGGTAAAATGCCAATCGTTGTTATTAACAAGATCGACAAACCTTCAGCTGATCCTGAACGTGTTGTAGATGAAATGTTTGACCTTTTTGCGGCGATGGGTGCTACTGATGAGCAACAGGATTTTCCTATTATTTATGCTGCTGCTCGTGATGGCATGGCAAAATTAGATATGGAAGACCCGGATGGAAATTTTGAATGTATTTTTGAAACAATTATAAACAATATTCCTGAACCGGAAGGTGATGCTGCAAATCCTTTGCAAGCACAGGTATTCACACTTGATTATGACAACTATGTCGGTAAAATTGGTATTAGCCGTATTTTTAATGGTACAGTGAACAAAGGCGACAATGTTATGCTTGCAAAAGCTGACGGTGAAATGGTAAAAGGGAAGATTTCTAAACTTATCGGTTTTCTTGGGCTTAACCGTATGGAAATTGATCAAGCAGAAGCTGGTGATATCGTAGCTTTTGCCGGTATGGAAACTGTTGATGTTGGAGATACTGTTTGTGACCCTACTAATCCGGTTGCACTTGATCCTATGCATGTAGAAGAGCCTACGCTTACAGTTGTATTTGCCGTAAATGATTCTCCACTTGCGGGTAAAGAAGGTAAACACGTTACTTCAAACAAACTTCGTGAACGTCTAGAATTTGAAATGAATACAAATGTTGCCATGAAACTTGAAATAATCGGTGAGGGTAAATTTAAAGTTTCAGGTCGTGGAGAACTTCAAATTACAGTTCTTGCTGAAAATATGCGTCGTGAGGATTTTGAATTTTCAATCTCCCGTCCGGAAGTTATCGTGAAAGAGATTAACGGTGTTAAATGTGAGCCGTTTGAGCATTTGGTAATTGATGTTCCTGAAGATTTAAGCGGTACAGTAATTGAACGTTTAGGTAAAAGAAAAGCTGAAATGAAATCAATGCTTCCAATGGGACAAGGTTTTCAACGTATAGAGTTTGAAATTCCGGCTCGTGCATTAATCGGATTCCGTGGACAATTCTTGACAGACACAAAAGGTGAGGGTGTAATGAATCACTCTTTCTTGGAATTCCGTCCATTTACAGGTGAAGTTGAATCACGCTCGTACGGTGCACTTGTGTCTATGACAGCAGGTTCTACACTTGCATTCTCACTATTTGGTATTCAAGACCGCGGTGTTCTTTTCATCGGTGTTCAAACTGAAGTGTATGAAGGTATGATTGTTGGTGAACATTCACGTTCAAATGACCTTGTTGTTAATCCTATTAAAGGAAAAGCACAGTCAAATGTACGTTCAAGTGGAGCTGATGAAGCCATCAAACTTGTTCCGCCTCGTGATATGTCATTAGAGCGTGCATTAGAATGGATAGAAGATGATGAACTTCTAGAAGTTACACCTAAAAATGTGC
- a CDS encoding bifunctional diguanylate cyclase/phosphodiesterase, which yields MMLSQTKEREYRFKLALRMGLPIFALILALIFHTLITNYTTLQTSFYIEAILLLLVSVYFIFFLIYRGFDVKITDSVTKTFTREYLYQYLQKEIRHKKDCTLILISIDNLNDINILYGIKNGDKVLKYVADWIMEYLKKEGIENIPIGHIKGGDFIIGLEGFKDKYSTLLELLCLKSNNLNIDDIEVKISGVITDTSYSKDLNYLIENLFELQNKNKNSKYEEEIINPNELELLVIDAIENKNLLIMSQEVYNNADGIVFRECYVKLKGQNNKIIHPKTYLKVINKLGLGVSFDLMVLEEILKNCIYEENIYAVNILPTSLRNDKFLAKTKELLKEYAGTQVMFVLNEMQYYSYISRYNSIIKSLKSLGVLIAIDRLGAIHTSFLYLRELDIDVVRFDTYYSNIDKISQNRSIIDGFNVMAHENGVKTWIKNIEDEATYILVKEMDIDYVEGKYLSKIQNNAN from the coding sequence ATGATGCTGTCTCAAACTAAAGAGAGGGAATACCGTTTTAAGTTGGCACTTAGAATGGGTTTGCCTATCTTTGCTCTTATACTTGCTTTAATTTTTCACACACTCATCACTAATTATACAACGTTGCAAACTTCATTTTATATAGAAGCAATTTTACTTTTGCTTGTAAGTGTCTATTTTATTTTTTTTCTGATATACAGAGGCTTTGATGTAAAAATAACCGACAGCGTGACAAAAACCTTTACAAGAGAATATCTGTATCAATATCTGCAAAAAGAGATAAGACATAAAAAAGATTGCACACTTATTCTTATAAGCATAGATAATTTAAATGACATCAATATTCTTTATGGAATAAAAAATGGTGATAAAGTTTTAAAGTATGTTGCTGATTGGATAATGGAGTATTTAAAAAAAGAGGGCATTGAAAATATTCCAATAGGTCATATAAAAGGTGGTGATTTTATTATAGGACTTGAAGGTTTCAAAGATAAATACAGCACTTTATTGGAACTTTTATGCTTAAAATCAAATAACTTAAATATAGATGATATTGAAGTCAAAATATCAGGGGTAATTACTGATACAAGTTATTCAAAAGATTTGAATTATTTAATTGAAAACCTTTTTGAACTTCAAAATAAAAATAAAAATAGCAAATATGAAGAAGAAATTATCAATCCAAACGAATTGGAACTGTTAGTTATTGATGCTATTGAAAATAAAAACCTGCTCATTATGTCACAAGAAGTTTATAATAATGCAGATGGTATAGTATTTAGAGAGTGTTATGTAAAACTTAAAGGTCAAAATAATAAAATAATTCATCCTAAAACATACTTGAAAGTTATTAATAAATTAGGACTTGGTGTTAGTTTTGATTTGATGGTTTTAGAGGAAATACTTAAGAACTGTATATATGAAGAAAATATTTATGCAGTAAATATTCTGCCGACATCGTTAAGAAATGATAAATTTCTTGCAAAAACAAAAGAACTTTTAAAAGAGTATGCCGGTACACAAGTGATGTTTGTTTTGAATGAAATGCAATATTATTCTTATATAAGCAGGTATAACAGTATTATTAAATCATTAAAAAGTTTGGGTGTGCTTATAGCAATAGACAGATTGGGGGCTATTCATACCAGCTTTTTGTATTTGAGAGAATTAGATATTGATGTTGTTAGATTCGATACATATTATTCAAATATAGACAAAATAAGCCAAAATCGTAGTATAATCGATGGTTTTAATGTTATGGCTCATGAAAATGGTGTAAAAACGTGGATAAAAAATATAGAAGATGAAGCAACATACATTCTAGTCAAAGAGATGGATATTGACTATGTAGAAGGAAAATATTTGTCAAAGATTCAAAATAATGCAAATTAA